A genome region from Christensenella minuta includes the following:
- a CDS encoding carboxypeptidase-like regulatory domain-containing protein, with translation MKRKILLCITLAALILVAFAFPAFAEIIAPEEDGEKVPSVPAIGINLAFTGTDGKPLAETEVFLQEDVDTEYLYNGVTDKDGKLSLPSVPISDFQLVTKDRDDDLTGAVKVHLYPADKTEILNQPENVVETIDLTRARNAALVTGNTAPKTSKGPLVPDNVEVYTYEVNVNQKAPAVDFVFRVPADGKILMTGAADGVLPEPTPEPTSTMEPTPTAEPTPTATPQPTEQPTPQPTEQPAPTPTEQPTPTPTAAPTTPPERVNLKLYLMDAKGSALPGYYASIGDSQQGIANATGTVYFSNIDPDDAETMRVYDHETNVRGKCRVIFVEGGSTAVSLKDGVYTVTYKEGTQDVYMSADVDPDGSEKTELVLVKASDRPMPHGGTANEGQKDQPAELEGEPGLDGYLVGADGKTVAGATVESLNTENHGMLSGVTDASGYFEISALSTGNHKITATAEDGAYIGQVKFTVQDADATGIVSRNGKLILSIARDARKVYLNLTADGNGGLTISDVSSGAAVKPLQPSAPPSPEASPAPVPAETAGGGISPVLVIVLAAAAAAAAILAVFLVKRGKDRKNSGTKD, from the coding sequence ATGAAACGGAAAATTCTGCTTTGTATTACCCTTGCAGCCCTGATTCTGGTAGCTTTTGCCTTTCCCGCTTTTGCGGAAATTATTGCTCCGGAAGAAGACGGGGAGAAGGTCCCTTCGGTTCCTGCCATTGGGATCAACTTGGCTTTTACCGGCACGGACGGCAAGCCGCTTGCGGAAACGGAAGTGTTCCTACAGGAGGATGTGGATACGGAATATCTGTATAACGGGGTGACAGACAAGGATGGAAAACTTTCCCTGCCCTCCGTTCCCATTTCGGATTTTCAGTTGGTGACCAAAGACCGGGATGATGATCTTACCGGGGCGGTAAAGGTGCACCTTTATCCTGCGGATAAGACGGAGATACTGAACCAGCCGGAGAATGTCGTTGAAACGATTGACCTGACCCGGGCGCGAAACGCGGCGCTCGTAACGGGAAATACTGCGCCAAAAACATCAAAGGGACCGCTTGTGCCCGATAATGTAGAGGTATATACCTACGAGGTGAACGTCAATCAAAAGGCGCCGGCGGTCGATTTTGTATTCCGGGTCCCGGCAGACGGAAAAATTTTGATGACCGGCGCGGCAGACGGCGTATTGCCCGAACCGACGCCGGAGCCGACTTCTACAATGGAACCAACGCCTACTGCGGAACCGACTCCGACCGCCACGCCCCAGCCCACGGAGCAGCCTACGCCCCAGCCCACGGAGCAGCCGGCGCCCACGCCCACGGAGCAGCCGACGCCCACGCCGACAGCGGCCCCTACCACTCCGCCGGAACGTGTCAATCTGAAGCTATACCTGATGGATGCGAAGGGAAGCGCCTTGCCCGGCTACTATGCGAGCATCGGCGACAGCCAGCAGGGGATTGCAAACGCGACGGGGACGGTGTATTTTTCTAATATCGATCCCGACGACGCGGAGACCATGCGCGTGTACGACCATGAAACGAATGTGCGCGGAAAGTGCAGGGTGATATTTGTGGAAGGCGGTTCCACTGCAGTCAGCCTGAAGGATGGCGTATATACCGTAACATACAAAGAAGGAACGCAGGATGTTTATATGTCTGCGGATGTCGATCCGGATGGAAGTGAAAAAACGGAGCTCGTCCTTGTAAAAGCATCAGACCGGCCGATGCCGCATGGCGGAACTGCAAATGAAGGCCAGAAAGACCAGCCCGCCGAACTGGAAGGCGAACCGGGGCTGGACGGTTATCTTGTAGGCGCGGACGGAAAGACCGTTGCCGGGGCGACAGTAGAGAGCCTGAACACGGAGAATCATGGTATGCTCAGCGGCGTCACGGACGCCAGCGGCTACTTTGAAATCAGCGCCCTCTCTACGGGAAATCATAAAATTACGGCAACGGCGGAAGACGGGGCCTATATTGGCCAGGTGAAATTTACCGTGCAGGATGCGGATGCTACGGGTATTGTATCCCGGAATGGAAAATTGATTCTCAGCATCGCGCGGGATGCAAGGAAGGTCTACCTTAATCTCACGGCTGACGGGAACGGAGGCCTCACAATCTCGGATGTATCCTCGGGCGCGGCTGTAAAACCGCTCCAGCCGTCGGCGCCGCCGTCGCCGGAGGCAAGCCCCGCGCCTGTCCCGGCGGAAACGGCGGGCGGAGGAATCAGCCCCGTCCTCGTGATCGTGCTGGCGGCCGCCGCAGCCGCGGCCGCCATACTGGCGGTATTCCTGGTAAAACGCGGCAAGGACCGCAAAAACAGCGGAACTAAGGATTGA
- a CDS encoding 2-oxo acid dehydrogenase subunit E2: MARKMALPKIGVNMTEAVITKWLVQPGDTVNEGDPVIEAETDKSTQEIYATEGGIVARLLVDEGQTVECYADIMVLVDEGEEYREEAAEPKKAQGNAPQAGVRRMQLPKIGVNMTEAVITKWLVQPGDTVNEGDPVIEAETDKSTQEIYAAESGIVAKLLADEGQTVECYSDIMVLVDEGVEYKEDDDLCVNGEEPKAQASDPAVSAPDYAAEPAVVPAADVAGTRVRISPLAKKIARESGIDFRLVSPAEPGGRIVKADVLRFLQSGGAAVCAPAGAAVPEAEYEDVALPNIRKVIARSMHASLSEMAQLTHSFSFDATQVMAYRKIVKENAEKFGLANITFNDIILFAVSRVLLNHRDLNAHFLGDKMRYFTDVNLGMAVDTPRGLLVPTIFGANKMSLNEIAGAAKDLAKQAQEGTISPDLLVGASFTVSNLGTYGVEHFTPVINPPQTGILGVNNIQTKLKMVDGEAVPYQAMGISLTYDHRALDGAPASRFAQELCRTLENFMALLAK; this comes from the coding sequence ATGGCAAGAAAAATGGCTTTGCCTAAAATAGGCGTAAATATGACGGAAGCCGTCATCACAAAGTGGCTCGTGCAGCCCGGCGATACGGTGAACGAGGGCGATCCGGTCATAGAGGCGGAGACGGACAAGTCCACGCAGGAAATCTATGCCACGGAAGGCGGCATAGTCGCAAGGCTTCTCGTGGACGAAGGCCAGACGGTGGAATGCTACGCGGACATCATGGTGCTCGTGGACGAGGGCGAGGAATACCGGGAGGAAGCGGCGGAACCGAAAAAAGCACAGGGTAATGCGCCGCAGGCGGGCGTGCGCAGGATGCAGCTCCCTAAAATAGGCGTAAATATGACGGAAGCCGTCATCACAAAGTGGCTCGTGCAGCCCGGCGATACGGTGAACGAGGGCGATCCGGTCATAGAGGCGGAAACGGATAAGTCGACGCAGGAAATTTATGCAGCGGAAAGCGGGATCGTTGCCAAGCTCCTCGCAGACGAAGGGCAGACGGTGGAATGCTATTCGGACATCATGGTGCTCGTGGACGAAGGCGTAGAATATAAGGAAGACGACGACCTCTGCGTCAATGGGGAAGAGCCAAAGGCGCAGGCTTCTGATCCCGCAGTTTCTGCGCCGGATTACGCAGCGGAGCCTGCCGTGGTCCCGGCCGCAGACGTGGCAGGGACGCGCGTGAGGATTTCACCCCTCGCGAAAAAAATTGCGCGGGAAAGTGGAATCGATTTCCGGCTGGTTTCCCCGGCAGAGCCGGGTGGACGGATCGTAAAAGCTGATGTTCTGAGGTTCCTGCAGAGCGGCGGCGCTGCGGTCTGCGCGCCTGCGGGGGCGGCAGTACCGGAAGCGGAATACGAGGATGTAGCTCTTCCGAATATCCGGAAGGTGATCGCAAGGTCGATGCACGCGTCCCTTTCCGAAATGGCCCAGCTGACGCACTCCTTTTCCTTCGACGCAACGCAGGTCATGGCGTACCGCAAGATCGTCAAGGAAAATGCGGAAAAATTTGGCCTCGCGAATATTACCTTCAACGATATCATCCTTTTCGCGGTATCGCGCGTGCTCCTGAACCACCGGGACCTCAACGCGCATTTCCTCGGGGACAAGATGCGCTATTTTACGGACGTGAACCTCGGTATGGCGGTGGATACGCCCCGGGGATTACTGGTGCCGACGATTTTCGGTGCGAACAAAATGTCGCTGAACGAGATTGCGGGGGCGGCGAAGGACCTGGCGAAGCAGGCGCAGGAGGGAACAATCTCCCCGGACCTTCTTGTGGGGGCGTCGTTCACGGTATCGAACCTGGGGACGTACGGAGTGGAACATTTCACGCCGGTCATCAACCCGCCGCAGACGGGCATCCTGGGAGTGAACAACATCCAGACGAAGCTGAAGATGGTGGACGGGGAAGCGGTGCCGTACCAGGCGATGGGAATTTCGCTGACATACGACCACAGGGCGCTCGACGGGGCGCCGGCGTCGCGTTTCGCACAGGAGCTGTGCAGGACGCTGGAAAACTTCATGGCATTGCTTGCCAAATAA
- a CDS encoding integrase core domain-containing protein, with translation MHTGQGYVYSSRAFAKAHEQYARCHAGTPTDNPVIEAVNGRIKQEMRLDFSLHLCGNLQAAPDEFVFYYNHIRPALALNYRSPVQF, from the coding sequence TTGCACACTGGCCAAGGCTATGTCTATTCGTCCAGGGCTTTCGCCAAAGCCCACGAACAGTACGCTCGATGTCACGCCGGTACGCCCACGGATAATCCGGTGATCGAAGCGGTCAACGGCCGGATAAAGCAGGAGATGCGTTTAGATTTTAGCCTTCACCTATGCGGCAACCTTCAGGCCGCGCCGGATGAGTTTGTTTTCTATTACAATCATATCAGACCCGCCCTTGCCCTAAACTACAGAAGCCCTGTCCAATTTTGA
- a CDS encoding glycerate kinase, whose protein sequence is MKIVIAPDSFKGTITSGEICDIVGAAAARHFPRAEIVKIPVSDGGEGMVDALLAGVGERIAVEVTGPNFTEEQAAYGILPDGTAVIEMAAASGIMLAADPKRPMDATSLGTGQLIRDAARRGCRKIILGIGGSATMDAGLGMAAAMGVRFLDGSGAEVEPTARGLGKIARIDASVVPGEMDGLKILIASDVKNPACGETGSAQVFGRQKGASRQDIAEIDEWIVRFCGLVREATGKDLLHTPGTGAAGGMAIPLLAFFGADIVPGIDLILDAAGFNEKIRGANMVITGEGMLDGQSLEGKVPVGVARRAKKEGIPVVALVGDIGPDYARAYEEGITAVFSTNKAAVPFEIAKQTSKEDLALLADSLFAFKAMR, encoded by the coding sequence ATGAAGATAGTGATAGCGCCCGATTCATTTAAAGGAACGATAACGTCCGGAGAAATATGTGACATTGTCGGCGCGGCGGCAGCACGGCATTTTCCCAGGGCCGAAATCGTGAAAATACCCGTTTCAGACGGCGGGGAAGGCATGGTAGACGCGCTGCTGGCGGGCGTGGGCGAACGGATAGCGGTGGAAGTGACCGGGCCGAATTTTACAGAGGAACAGGCGGCCTACGGTATCCTGCCGGACGGAACGGCGGTGATCGAGATGGCTGCCGCCAGCGGGATTATGCTGGCCGCGGACCCGAAGCGGCCGATGGATGCGACCTCGCTTGGTACGGGCCAGCTGATCCGCGACGCGGCGCGGCGCGGCTGCCGGAAAATAATACTGGGAATCGGCGGCAGCGCGACAATGGACGCGGGACTTGGCATGGCCGCGGCAATGGGGGTTCGCTTTCTCGACGGCAGCGGCGCGGAGGTGGAACCTACGGCGCGCGGGCTGGGAAAGATCGCCCGTATTGATGCGTCGGTGGTCCCGGGGGAGATGGACGGACTGAAGATACTGATCGCGAGCGATGTAAAAAATCCGGCCTGCGGGGAAACAGGCTCCGCACAGGTGTTCGGAAGACAGAAAGGGGCCTCCCGGCAGGATATCGCAGAGATCGACGAATGGATCGTACGGTTTTGCGGACTGGTCCGCGAAGCCACCGGCAAGGATTTGCTGCACACGCCGGGAACGGGTGCGGCGGGTGGAATGGCGATTCCGCTGCTTGCGTTCTTCGGGGCGGATATCGTACCGGGGATCGACCTTATCTTGGATGCCGCTGGATTTAACGAAAAAATCCGCGGCGCAAATATGGTCATTACCGGCGAGGGGATGCTGGATGGCCAAAGCCTGGAGGGGAAAGTGCCTGTCGGGGTCGCCCGCCGCGCTAAAAAAGAGGGGATCCCGGTCGTCGCGCTGGTGGGCGATATTGGGCCGGATTACGCGCGGGCATATGAAGAAGGGATCACAGCGGTCTTTTCGACAAATAAGGCGGCCGTTCCCTTCGAGATTGCAAAGCAAACCAGCAAGGAAGACCTTGCGCTGCTGGCGGATTCACTCTTTGCTTTTAAGGCGATGCGGTAG
- a CDS encoding DUF47 domain-containing protein → MAKKHSFDYFEAFVKAVDSSCAAASLLNDTLRNFDPDRLEESMTAMHKIEHAADGDKHRMMKVLIREFLPPIEREDVTELTQKIDDVTDALEDVLVKIYTFNIRTIRPEALEFMDIIVACCCSLKKAVQEFRNFKKSGLLSDCIIEVNDLEGEGDLLYTRAMRDLHVNSTDPIEIMVWSKTFNYLEGCCDACEEVANILEIIVMKNS, encoded by the coding sequence ATGGCAAAAAAGCACTCTTTCGATTATTTTGAAGCATTTGTAAAAGCGGTGGATTCTTCCTGCGCCGCCGCTTCCCTTTTAAACGATACGCTCAGGAACTTCGACCCGGACAGGCTCGAGGAATCGATGACGGCAATGCATAAAATAGAGCATGCCGCAGACGGAGACAAGCACCGGATGATGAAGGTCCTGATCCGCGAGTTTCTGCCGCCCATCGAGCGCGAGGACGTTACCGAGCTGACGCAGAAAATCGACGACGTTACCGACGCCCTCGAGGATGTGCTGGTCAAAATCTATACGTTCAACATCCGCACCATCCGTCCGGAGGCTCTGGAGTTTATGGATATTATCGTGGCCTGCTGCTGTTCCCTGAAAAAAGCGGTGCAGGAATTCCGCAACTTCAAAAAATCCGGGCTGCTCAGCGACTGCATCATCGAGGTCAACGACCTCGAGGGCGAGGGAGACCTGCTTTATACCCGCGCGATGCGCGACCTGCACGTCAATTCGACCGACCCGATCGAAATCATGGTATGGTCCAAAACCTTCAACTATCTTGAGGGCTGCTGCGACGCATGCGAGGAAGTGGCGAATATTCTTGAGATCATCGTCATGAAAAACAGCTGA
- the lpdA gene encoding dihydrolipoyl dehydrogenase → MASYDVIVIGGGPGGYVAAIKAATSGRKTALVEKEHWGGVCLNWGCIPTKSLLRNAEIMRGLSEGEKFGFSTGKIKTDYAAAQKRSREVSARLVNGIEYLMKKNKITVYRDSASFTGKKELSLEASGEKLAAKNIIIATGSKPFALPMLDYSMPNVLDSKKALQVTHAPKSIIIIGAGAIGMEFATVFRSYGTDVHIIEMLPRVLPNEDAEISALVGKEFRKKGFDVHTGTKLAKVKNDGKTVCACFEKNGKTFELQSEAVLAATGVRPNTEGLNLKLFGIKMDRRGCIEADENMCTSVPGIYAVGDVTGKLALAHAASAQGMRAVDHICGKRRGPLDYSNIPKCTYTVPEVASAGLTEEEAKENGYDVRTAVFPLSANGKAIAYGDDTGFVKLVYDEKYGQLLGMHMAGIHVTEMIWGAVGYLGMEMTVEEMAEVVHPHPTVSEAVMEAAHIANGKPVHI, encoded by the coding sequence ATGGCAAGTTATGACGTAATCGTAATCGGCGGCGGCCCAGGCGGCTATGTGGCCGCGATCAAGGCGGCGACAAGCGGAAGGAAGACGGCGCTGGTGGAAAAGGAACATTGGGGGGGCGTATGCCTTAACTGGGGCTGTATTCCCACAAAATCCCTCCTGCGGAACGCCGAAATTATGCGCGGCCTCTCCGAGGGAGAAAAATTTGGGTTTTCCACTGGGAAAATCAAAACAGATTATGCGGCTGCGCAGAAGCGCAGCCGCGAGGTAAGCGCGCGGCTCGTGAATGGGATCGAATACCTGATGAAAAAAAATAAGATCACGGTATATCGGGATTCCGCATCCTTCACAGGGAAGAAAGAGCTTTCGCTTGAGGCTTCCGGCGAAAAGCTTGCGGCAAAGAATATTATAATCGCCACAGGCAGCAAGCCGTTTGCGCTTCCGATGCTCGATTATTCAATGCCAAACGTGCTTGATTCCAAAAAAGCGCTGCAGGTGACGCACGCGCCGAAAAGTATTATAATCATAGGTGCCGGGGCGATCGGAATGGAGTTCGCGACGGTGTTCCGTTCCTATGGAACGGACGTGCACATCATAGAAATGCTGCCCCGTGTGCTTCCTAACGAAGACGCGGAAATATCCGCGCTCGTTGGAAAAGAGTTCCGGAAAAAAGGCTTTGACGTGCATACCGGCACGAAACTGGCCAAAGTGAAAAACGATGGAAAAACGGTTTGCGCATGTTTTGAAAAAAACGGAAAGACGTTCGAGCTGCAAAGTGAAGCGGTTCTTGCCGCAACGGGGGTCCGCCCGAATACGGAGGGATTGAACTTAAAGCTTTTCGGGATCAAAATGGACCGGCGCGGGTGCATCGAAGCAGATGAAAATATGTGCACAAGCGTTCCCGGGATTTATGCGGTCGGCGACGTAACGGGAAAACTGGCGCTTGCCCATGCGGCGAGCGCACAGGGAATGCGTGCGGTTGACCACATCTGCGGAAAGCGCCGCGGGCCGCTCGATTACAGCAATATCCCCAAATGTACCTATACCGTGCCCGAAGTGGCGAGCGCGGGGCTTACCGAGGAAGAAGCGAAAGAAAACGGTTATGATGTGAGAACGGCTGTGTTTCCGCTTTCGGCGAACGGAAAAGCGATCGCTTATGGGGACGATACGGGCTTTGTCAAGCTGGTTTATGATGAAAAATACGGCCAGCTCCTGGGAATGCACATGGCGGGTATTCACGTTACGGAAATGATCTGGGGAGCCGTTGGCTATCTCGGCATGGAAATGACGGTTGAAGAAATGGCAGAGGTCGTTCACCCCCACCCGACAGTCAGCGAGGCTGTTATGGAAGCGGCCCACATAGCAAATGGCAAACCTGTTCATATCTGA
- a CDS encoding sugar phosphate isomerase/epimerase family protein: MEYRYACADFTFPLLLHGDVLKLIGMMGFDGVDVGLFEERSHLRPSGEFYAPAARGAALRRKAEDAGIAVADVFLQSAFDFQARAANHPSPKVRAEERTQFCRLMEYARAAGSGHITCLPGVAFAGETYGDSYRRALEELAWRVERAKECGLVFAVEAHLGSLADTPEKAEKLAADVPGLTLTLDYTHFTKMGVADGAVAPLMKYASHFHARGAAEGRLQTVVCESAVDYDAVVAEMVKTGYDGFIGIEYTWQEWEGCNKTDNVSESILLMRKMKDAERKAREMGK, translated from the coding sequence ATGGAATATCGGTATGCGTGCGCGGATTTTACGTTTCCGCTGCTCCTCCACGGGGATGTGCTGAAACTGATTGGAATGATGGGGTTTGACGGGGTCGACGTCGGGCTGTTTGAAGAACGGTCCCACCTGCGGCCGTCCGGGGAGTTTTACGCGCCGGCGGCGCGCGGCGCGGCGCTCAGGCGCAAAGCAGAAGATGCGGGGATCGCCGTTGCGGATGTCTTTTTGCAAAGCGCGTTTGATTTTCAAGCGCGCGCGGCAAACCACCCTTCCCCAAAGGTACGGGCAGAAGAGCGTACGCAGTTTTGCAGGCTGATGGAGTATGCGCGCGCGGCAGGAAGCGGGCACATTACCTGTCTGCCCGGCGTAGCGTTTGCGGGAGAGACATACGGGGATTCCTATAGGCGTGCGCTGGAGGAATTGGCGTGGCGTGTGGAACGGGCAAAGGAGTGCGGACTGGTATTCGCGGTGGAAGCACATTTAGGTTCGCTCGCAGATACGCCGGAGAAGGCGGAAAAGCTCGCCGCAGACGTGCCGGGGCTGACGTTGACGCTGGACTATACCCATTTTACCAAAATGGGGGTCGCCGACGGTGCGGTCGCACCGCTGATGAAGTATGCATCGCATTTCCATGCGCGCGGCGCGGCGGAGGGAAGGCTGCAAACCGTGGTCTGTGAAAGTGCGGTCGATTACGATGCGGTGGTTGCGGAAATGGTAAAAACAGGGTACGATGGTTTTATTGGGATTGAATATACCTGGCAGGAATGGGAAGGATGCAACAAGACGGATAATGTTTCGGAAAGCATCCTGCTCATGAGGAAGATGAAGGATGCCGAGCGCAAGGCGCGGGAAATGGGAAAATGA
- a CDS encoding fumarylacetoacetate hydrolase family protein: MKLARVKTEAGIRYAQLRDGKALLLREAPYDGICYSGEELPLEQCGLAVPSEPKNIVAVGLNYRSHAEEIKMELTKEPLIFSKWISSMLDPEGTIIKPRVCKQLDYEAELAFVVKKKCKEVRRGDAAEYILGYTCLNDVTARDLQAVDGQWARCKGFDTFCPFGPWIETEFDPENAHIRAVLNGKVVQDGNTKDFIFDVFELLEYISGFMTLYPGDVVTTGTAGGIGPMEPGDEICVAIDGIGTLRNHIG, from the coding sequence TTGAAATTAGCGAGAGTAAAAACGGAAGCGGGAATCCGCTATGCGCAGCTGCGGGATGGGAAGGCGCTGCTCCTGCGCGAAGCTCCCTATGACGGCATCTGCTACAGCGGAGAGGAACTACCGCTGGAACAGTGCGGGCTGGCCGTGCCCAGCGAGCCGAAAAACATCGTGGCGGTAGGCCTCAATTACCGCAGCCATGCCGAAGAGATCAAAATGGAACTGACGAAGGAGCCGCTGATTTTTTCCAAATGGATCAGCTCGATGCTGGACCCGGAAGGAACGATCATAAAGCCCCGCGTCTGCAAACAGCTGGATTATGAAGCAGAGCTGGCCTTTGTCGTAAAAAAGAAATGCAAAGAGGTCAGGCGCGGGGATGCCGCGGAATACATACTGGGTTATACCTGCCTGAACGATGTAACGGCACGCGACCTGCAGGCAGTGGACGGCCAGTGGGCGCGCTGCAAGGGATTCGATACCTTTTGTCCGTTCGGACCGTGGATTGAAACTGAGTTCGATCCGGAAAATGCACATATCCGGGCCGTTCTCAACGGAAAAGTCGTGCAGGACGGAAACACGAAGGATTTTATTTTCGATGTTTTCGAGCTGCTCGAATACATCAGTGGCTTCATGACGCTTTATCCAGGGGATGTCGTAACCACCGGAACGGCAGGGGGGATCGGGCCGATGGAGCCGGGCGATGAGATTTGCGTCGCAATAGACGGGATCGGAACGCTGCGCAACCATATCGGCTGA
- a CDS encoding inorganic phosphate transporter: MTISLSEFISQLGSNPALLITVILTLGVILVNGWTDAPNAIATCVSTRALRPKPAILMAAVFNFLGVLVMTMINATVAYTIYSMVDFGGDPHEALVALCAAMVAIVTWATVAWLFGIPTSESHALIAGLSGAAIAMHGGLGGINGAEWVKVLYGLALSTGLGFGLGWLSAKLTTRLCKYRDRRRTDRFFHYGQIGGAAAMSFMHGAQDGQKFMGVFLLGIFLAKGQANVTTFEIPIWLMILCSAVMALGTSIGGYRIIKAVGMDMVHLKGYQGFDADMSATVCLLTSSLTGLPVSTTHTKTTAIMGVGAARRVSSVNWGVVKEMFMAWLLTFPGCGIIGFLMALLFMAVF, translated from the coding sequence ATGACGATTTCGCTTTCAGAGTTTATTTCCCAGCTCGGTTCCAATCCCGCCCTTTTGATTACCGTGATTCTGACGCTGGGTGTGATCCTCGTAAACGGATGGACGGATGCGCCGAACGCAATCGCAACGTGTGTCTCGACCCGTGCCCTAAGACCAAAGCCGGCTATTTTGATGGCGGCTGTTTTTAATTTTCTCGGCGTGCTGGTGATGACCATGATCAACGCTACCGTCGCCTATACGATCTATAGCATGGTGGATTTCGGCGGCGATCCGCACGAAGCGCTGGTTGCCCTGTGCGCGGCGATGGTTGCCATTGTGACATGGGCTACCGTTGCCTGGCTGTTTGGCATCCCCACCAGTGAAAGCCACGCGCTGATTGCCGGACTTTCAGGCGCGGCGATCGCCATGCACGGCGGACTCGGGGGTATCAACGGCGCGGAATGGGTCAAGGTCTTATACGGCCTTGCGCTTTCCACCGGGCTTGGGTTTGGACTTGGATGGCTGTCCGCGAAGCTCACCACCCGCCTTTGCAAATACAGGGACCGGCGCAGGACCGACCGCTTTTTCCATTACGGGCAGATCGGCGGGGCCGCGGCAATGTCTTTTATGCATGGGGCGCAGGACGGCCAGAAATTCATGGGTGTTTTCCTGCTCGGTATTTTCCTTGCCAAAGGACAGGCGAACGTCACTACCTTTGAAATCCCGATCTGGCTGATGATCCTGTGTTCGGCGGTGATGGCGCTTGGCACGTCGATCGGCGGATACCGTATCATTAAGGCAGTGGGCATGGATATGGTGCACCTTAAGGGATATCAGGGCTTTGACGCGGATATGTCCGCGACCGTGTGCCTGCTCACTTCGTCCCTCACCGGGCTTCCGGTCAGCACGACACATACCAAAACGACGGCAATCATGGGCGTAGGCGCAGCGCGGCGCGTCTCTTCCGTGAACTGGGGTGTGGTGAAGGAGATGTTCATGGCATGGCTCCTGACCTTTCCCGGCTGCGGTATCATCGGCTTTTTGATGGCCCTTTTGTTTATGGCCGTATTCTGA